In one window of Nicotiana tabacum cultivar K326 chromosome 12, ASM71507v2, whole genome shotgun sequence DNA:
- the LOC107829789 gene encoding vacuolar iron transporter homolog 4-like, with the protein MLARLHHHFTKKKQKKGEFNFFKVQRILCIHEISLCYCSCKVPTHFPHYYNIKFSFYKYPALRGVCQTQSSTTTFFHSLPTYLFSSHYFLSNKKTMASNQANTQQESKFTLPMNDLEQQVTLEQEVDENEFDYSKRSQWLRAAVLGANDGLVSTASLMMGVGAVKKDIKVMILTGFAGLVAGACSMAIGEFVSVYSQLDIEVAQMKREKRRNANREKEDDDAKDSLPNPAQAAAASALAFSVGAMVPLLAASFIRDYKVRIGVVVAAVTLALMVFGWLGAALGKAPVVKSSARVLLGGWLAMAITFGLTKLIGSSGL; encoded by the coding sequence ATGCTTGCAAGACTCCATCATCATTTTactaaaaagaaacaaaaaaagggAGAGTTCAATTTTTTCAAGGTACAAAGAATTTTATGTATTCACGAAATCTCTTTATGTTATTGCTCATGCAAAGTCCCCACACATTTTCCCCACTACTACAATATAAAATTTTCTTTCTATAAATACCCAGCCTTAAGAGGCGTGTGTCAAACACAGTCATCTACTACTACTTTCTTCCACTCTTTGCCTACTTATTTATTTTCAAGTCATTATTTTCTGTCAAACAAAAAGACCATGGCTTCAAACCAAGCAAATACTCAACAAGAATCCAAGTTCACTCTCCCTATGAATGACTTGGAGCAACAAGTAACCCTAGAACAGGAAGTGGATGAGAACGAATTCGACTATTCGAAACGATCCCAATGGCTCAGAGCAGCTGTTCTTGGAGCCAATGATGGATTAGTTTCAACAGCATCATTGATGATGGGGGTTGGAGCTGTGAAAAAAGACATTAAGGTCATGATCTTGACCGGATTCGCCGGTCTAGTGGCCGGAGCTTGTTCTATGGCCATCGGAGAATTTGTCTCCGTTTATTCTCAACTTGACATAGAAGTGGCtcaaatgaaaagggaaaagagaaGAAACGCTAACAGAGAAAAAGAAGATGATGATGCGAAAGATAGCTTGCCAAATCCAGCACAAGCAGCAGCAGCATCAGCCCTAGCATTCTCAGTGGGTGCAATGGTGCCATTATTGGCAGCATCATTTATTAGGGATTACAAAGTGAGAATTGGAGTTGTTGTTGCAGCAGTGACCTTAGCTTTAATGGTGTTTGGATGGTTAGGAGCTGCTTTAGGGAAGGCACCGGTAGTCAAGTCCTCAGCTAGGGTTTTGCTTGGAGGTTGGTTGGCTATGGCCATAACTTTTGGCTTAACAAAATTGATTGGTTCTAGTGGCCTCTAA